gttttgtttttatctaTCTGCAGCAAGCAAGACACATCTCATCATTTGTTCGTTTGTCTTTTTACATGgatattttagttttctacTTCATTCGCTAATTAAGGATAGTTTCtggaattttgtatttttatttatgaaaaacgaTTGAATGTTGAAATGCTTGCTTGTTGAAGCAGAATCCTGATTGAAGCTAAATAGAATGTTTAGCTACTGTTAAAAGGTTGATCGATTGATTATAGTTTTTGGCTTGGAAAGTGTTTTCTCCAAAGTACCTGATCTGAATCGGTGGTTCATATATAAATTGTTCTGTTCCTTCACAATCTCTTAGTCATGGTTGGATTCCTTTGATCCTGTCTTaagcctttttttttaacaatgatTACTTTGCCCTGTATAATGTTTATATGCTATATATAACTTTTCCTTAAATCTCAgaacaatttatcaaaaaaactaATGGAGGTTTGGGTTCCACAGACCTACTTTTAAATTAATCAAACATTATTGGCCAATCAAATATGGAAAATATCAAAACGTCCACTAGAgtttttagcatttttatttcTAGAATGATACTATTGGAATGGTAGAAAAGGATGCCCAAGCATCTTACATATGGCAGCAGTCTTTGTTGTTTGAATTTTACATTGCACTGGTGATGgttcaaaaacaaatttatcaaaTGTTTTAAAGTCTTAATGTGAGATAAACTAACATAAGGTCACTTGAAATTCTTGAatacattacaaaaaaaaaacaacgaataaaaatcaaaacagaaCAAAATCATAGAGCTTGATGTAAAAACACATGTTGAGTAATGAACAAGTAAACTATTCAGACTTATTACGTGTAGCTGCTGTTGAGAGTTTTCTCTTCATTCTGCTAAAAGGTCCAATTGTTTTAttcataatatacatatatatcactTGTGACCATGACTTATACGACTCCAATccttcataatactctcctGATATCTCCTTCACCTTATGCAGCTTATGCCCCGGTATCCTCGGGAAATCATGGTGCTCGTTATGGTATCCAACACTCCATGTTAGCAGATTCAGTGGACCGTAATAGGAATAAGTCTCTTGGTCCGGGTTAAAAACGTAATGTTCCGAGATAAAATGTCCAGCCATTGGATGCATTCCGCCTCCAACAAACGTTGATAAGATTAGATAGGCAAAAGATCTCCATCCGAAGAAGAGAACCACGGATACATCTAAACCGATCTGAATAATAAAGTTGAATAATTCCCAATAACCGGGTGGTTTTGGTTTGATGAATAATGGTCTAAGAGCGTAGAAGAAGAGTTGTAACAAAACCCAAATGGTTTTGGTAATAACATTGGTTACTAAATGAGCTTCTGTGTAAGTAGGGACATGCATATCAACACCGTCTACTCCTTGGAACCGGTGATGCTCGAGATGGTATTTTTGGAATGTTACTGACATTGGTACACCAATTGGAAGGTTGGCAATAATACCGAGGCAGCGGTTGTAGACCGGAGTTGAAAAGGCGAGGTTGTGGCTTAGCTCATGGATTGCTAAGAAGAGATTGTGGTTGAGGAATGATCCAAAGAAGTAAGCAATGGTTAGAATCTTGAGCCATCCTGAGTCGTGAAGGGTTGCAGCTGCTGAAAGTTGGAGAATAACGACTAATGTGACCTGTACACCGCAAAATCAATCTCTCAATCAGATTACTCaaaagacaacaacaacaaaaatgagGGCTAGCTAGAAATGATAAAattgaaccaaaccgaaattcaTAAACTTAAAACCAAACCAACCCGTATGGTAGAAATTTCAATACAaaataaactgaaaaattctttaaaacgtattttttaattaaatatattttgagaaagtATATTAAACCCCAAATAATATTCAGGGTCACTTTACTAATAGCGGGACCAAACATTCATCCTAATTACAtcgaaaatttaattaattaattaatttagtagatTTGTATCcactaaattattaattttaaatatataccagactctgatccgcgcgccagcgcggatatgaattttcagtttttaattatttattttattaaatgatgtatttgtaatattcgttcatattatattcattaagtaaatatttttttttgcttcttaaactatctatttttttacgaatgtgtgatatcatataaaaaatattaaaaaaatgagtatagagttaattagataattttaaaagcaaaaatttttctttcgtgtgcgatatcatataaataatgatccacccaattaacaaaaatcatgattattttatgtgtaattttttttattttgatcatttactcaaaactatattaaattttacatattttaattataatatttttaatatctttacctttttatttgaaatgcaactcaatatcaattataacaaaatatttaaaaaatatttttagaatttgtttgaaaaatatgaaaattacattttaaattaaaattatcctaaaatatgataagttttgatgtaaacgaaaactcatattatgtcaaaaataatgataataacaattttaattgattattttttaaaaatacatttacaaaaatattgtttgaaagaaaattcatttatctttcaaatataaaatgaaaatattataattaaataataaaaaatataaataaaaaccataaatttagcaaatgacaactgagttatattatgctaaaattttttttctaacaatttatcaaatgacaaatgagttatgagcaaataataccatataatttttaaaaccatagccattcttaaatattttttgaataaataattatttttaatttaatcaactgaaaataatattcatacaattgtgtgagtcaaattctagttttattgatgcatgttatatattagtgctgcatgttttaggtaatattttaatgatgaacacttttaaaaatctccattattaaaattatgcacgtaaagataactcatgagtttttttggttgattaaatgacattatgtccaaattatttaaagatatttcattaaggtaactgaaaaagacaaacaataaaataggaagtttaaattcatttaagcatatttcattaatgtaactgaaaagacaagtaataaattaggcagttttattcgttttaagatactttataaatgcaactgaaaaagacaagcaataaaaaaaaagagtttaattaatgaagtaagaacatttcactacaagaaaacacagttttagcaaggaaatttaacgaggaaaactattcctcgtgaaattacgatgacttaacgatgaaattgcgaggaaataaagtttcctcgtaatggccttgtaaaataccgagtaaagcttttcctcgtagaatcgtcgtaagttgacgtggtttttccgagaaaaatgtgtttcgtcgcaaattcgtcgtaattttagcaagatttttacgaggaaataacttacgaggaaagaacgagaaatccaccaacttaacacgttttttttgccaccaacctaatttttcgtcgtaaattcctagcaaaattcaactaccagattcaaaaattttctatatatatggaggtttgaacataattttaagcacaccaacaagaaaaaaaacgtgaaaaaaatgtcgggcttgggaaatattttcgagttgcggaggtggatgtatatgcatagagatgctaacgggagagtgacgaaagaatatcttgctgggttggagcgttttatgcatcaagcagattctacaccgctcgcccaagaaagcggtaaaatattctgtccttgtaggaaatgtaacaattcaaagttggcaaatcgtgaaaatgtttggaagcatttagtaaatagaggtttcacgccaaattattatatctggtttcaacatggagaaggttatagttatgatcagaatgaagctagtagtagtaatagcaactttcaagaagaaccggttgatcatcaattgcataatgcacatagttaccatcaggaggatcagccgatggtagattatgatagggttcatgatatggtaactgatgcattcgtagctcatgatgatgaagatgaagaacctaacatagattcaaaaaagttttatgaaatgttagatgcggcaaatcaaccactttacagtggttgtagagaaggtctctctaaattgtcattggctgctagaatgatgaatattaaaactgatcacaatctacctgaaagttgcatgaacgaatgggcagatttatttaaagagtatttgccggaagacaatgagtctgctgattcttattatgagattcagaaactggtttatagtcttgggttgccttcggagatgatagatgtttgcatcgacaactgcatgatctactggggagatgatgagaagttggaagaatgtcgattctgcaagaaaccacgattcaagccgcaaggaaggggacgtaatagggtaccgtaccaaaggatgtggtacctaccaattacagatagattgaaaagattgtaccaatcggagcagactgctggaaagatgaggtggcatgccgagcatactcagacggatggtgagatgactcatccatcagatgcaagagcctggaaacattttaacaaagtacatccgaatttcgctagcaatagccggaatgtgtacctcggattatgcacagatggatttagtccatttggaatgtcagggagacaatattcattgtggcctgtctttcttacgccatacaacctgccaccggagatgtgcatgcaacaggagtttttattcttgaccatattaatacccggtccgaagcatccaaaaaggtcacttgatgttttcctacaaccactgataaaagagttgaaggatttgtggtcaacaggggtgaggacgtatgactgctcaacgaagaagaattttacgatgcgagctatgcttttgtggaccataagtgactttcctgcctatgggatgttgtctggatggactacacatgggagattagcttgtccatattgtaatggaacgacagatgcatttcaactgaagaatggtagaaagacaagttggttcgattgtcaccgtcgatttcttccagttggccatccgtaccgaagaaacaagaatttgtttaggcacaaaaaggttgtgagagacactcctcctccatatctaactggagaacaaattgaagcgcaaatcgactactacggagctaacgaaacagttcgctggggtggtaattggcatgtccctcgtaatatgcctgattcttacggtgttcatcacaactggcacaagaagagtatattttgggagttaccatattggaaggatcttcttctgcgccacaaccttgatgtgatgcatatagagaagaatttctttgagaacatcatgaatacaatattgaatgtcccagggaagacaaaagacaacataaaatcgaggttggacttgccggatatttgctcaagaagtgagttacatataaaaagcaatggccaagttcccgttccaatttttagattgtcttcagaaaaaaagtcggttttgttcaattgggtggcatcagaagtgaagttccctgatgggtatgtttcaaatctttcaagatgtgttgaaaagggtcaaaagttctccgggatgaagagtcatgattgtcatgtctttatgcaacgacttctgccatttgcatttgcggagctacttgcaacaaacgtacatgaagcacttgcaggtagtttacaataggacaataatattaaattggtttagtttacaataatagtatttgactaacaatgtgtttaattgtttttggaataggcattggagcatttttcagggatttgagcacacgcactcttaaagaagaagtcgtagaacagcttcaggagaacattcctatcttattgtgcaacttggagaagatatttcctccaggcttttttgacgtgatggagcatctagctatccacctcccatatgaggcattgcttcgtggaccggtacattacggatggatgtatcagtacgagcgagccatgaaatatttgaagggaaaagcaaagaacctcgccaaagttgaaggttctataattgctggaagtttgacagaagaagtttctcacttcacatcgtactactttgcgtcaaaagtacgtacccgaagaagagctccaagaagatatgatgatggtggcgttgcgcccacatatgcagttgttggtgttccagaaatctttagccagattggacgacttggtgggaaatcaaaacaggtttggtggtcgagtgaagaagacgctcatagtgcacacacctatattctactcaattgcgaggatccattgatgcgttattttgaaaggtaacttaaattgagtatacattatataattgagagagattaattcatgtaaaatgtgaatttacagcatgtttgtttcacaagtcaaagaaacatttcctggtatatccacaagtgacgtagacaaaagaaaagatcaacactttgttaagtggttgaagaatcaggtattaatcaaatacttttaaaattttcatacatgaatgatttgtatttcaacgttctttttatttttaaataggttgattatgacgacgatgcagattatcctaagtggttacacgaagtaattcaatctccacttgtaaaggtcaccacatcacagatgtatttcacacgaggctatacttttcacacatatgagtatggtaaacagcgggcaaccagtaactatggaatttgtgtgaaaggagaaacagatttctacggaatcttgacggagattattgaagtcgaattcccagggatattgaagctaaaatg
This genomic stretch from Brassica napus cultivar Da-Ae chromosome C9, Da-Ae, whole genome shotgun sequence harbors:
- the LOC106374594 gene encoding sphingolipid delta(4)-desaturase DES1-like; its protein translation is MGKGGRESISKEEEGVMATDFFWSYTDEPHASRRRQILSRYPQIKELFGPDPWAFLKVTLVVILQLSAAATLHDSGWLKILTIAYFFGSFLNHNLFLAIHELSHNLAFSTPVYNRCLGIIANLPIGVPMSVTFQKYHLEHHRFQGVDGVDMHVPTYTEAHLVTNVITKTIWVLLQLFFYALRPLFIKPKPPGYWELFNFIIQIGLDVSVVLFFGWRSFAYLILSTFVGGGMHPMAGHFISEHYVFNPDQETYSYYGPLNLLTWSVGYHNEHHDFPRIPGHKLHKVKEISGEYYEGLESYKSWSQVIYMYIMNKTIGPFSRMKRKLSTAATRNKSE